A segment of the Niveibacterium umoris genome:
TCTCCACGGCAGCGAAACTGCGATCGTGCAAGGCATCGATGCGCGCCAGCGCGCCGATGAACTGCGGCAGGCGCTCCGCGCTCAGCGTCTTGCCGGAAAATTCGGCGCGCTCGGGCGTCAGGTGCAGGCTGGTCAGCCAGACCCCTTCGACCCGGTTGCCGGCAAGCCCCCCCAGCGTCGCGGAGAACCCGCTTGTCGACCCGACGCCCCCGCCCTCGAGCATCTTCATCACCCGCCGCAGTTCCTCGCCTTCCTGGCTGAGCGCTGCGAGACGTTCGGCGAACTGCGCTTCATCGCCCTTCGGCGCAAGTTGCGCGGTCAGCGCAGCGATCTCGCGCTGCATGCGGTCGAGCTGCACCTGCATGGCCGCACGTTCTGCCGCGCGCTGGCCGGCGACATGCATCGACCAGGCTGCGACCAGCACCAAGGCCACCGCGACCAGACCGAGTGCCGCGACGAGGCTGGCCAGCGTGAAATGCGGCTCGCGCGGCAGCAATGCGTGGTCGGCAAGATTGATGTTCGGTTTCATCGCGCGCCCCGATCCCGCAGGCAGAGCCCGAGCGGCAGGAACAAGGCCGCGGCGTGCAGTTCATCGACCGGCTTGCCAACCGGGGTGAAGTCGAACAGCACGTCAAGCTCGATGGCCTTGACCGGCAAGTACAGCGCGTCGATCAGCAGGCTCAACAACTCATCGCGATGCGGGAACGGCGCCAGCCACAGCGCCGACACCGAGAGGTGCGAGAACTGGTGTTCGAGCACATCGGCCGAGCGTTGCAGTTCCAGCACCAGGCGATCGAACACGCTGCGCCGCGCCTCGTCGCTGCGGCGTATCGCATCGAGCGAGGCTTCGAAGCTGCGGGTGAAATAGACGTAGCCGCCGCGACTGGCAGTGAGCATCGCCCCGCCCTCGCTGATCGACATGATCGCGGTGGCGCGGCCCGGCTCCTCCAGCAGATCGGCGATATTGCGTTGCGCCAGTTCCGGCACGTCGATCACCGAGACCGACGAGTTGCTGGCGCGGAAGCGCTGCATGCAGTCGACCAGCAATTCGTTGGATGCGGCCACCACATAGCCCTGCGGACGTCGCACGCCGCCGGCATCTTCGAGCGCCGGCACAAGGTCGATCGTGGTCGCATCGATAGCACCGCGCAGTTGATCCTTCACCTGCCAGCGCACCGCCGTCTTCAACTCCTCGGCCGGCACCTGCGGCATCTCAAACTGGAAGAACTGGTATTCCCCCGCGCTCAGCAAGAGGCGGATCGTGTCGCGCCGCAGCCCGAGTGCCGCTTCGAGCGCCTCGCAACGCGCACGGGGGGCGCCCGGACCGAAGTCAACTTTCGCCAGTTGCACGAGCGGGCGATCAGCGTCGG
Coding sequences within it:
- a CDS encoding PilN domain-containing protein; amino-acid sequence: MKPNINLADHALLPREPHFTLASLVAALGLVAVALVLVAAWSMHVAGQRAAERAAMQVQLDRMQREIAALTAQLAPKGDEAQFAERLAALSQEGEELRRVMKMLEGGGVGSTSGFSATLGGLAGNRVEGVWLTSLHLTPERAEFSGKTLSAERLPQFIGALARIDALHDRSFAAVEIKETQPAAVDSSASAPVAKYAPLTFRIGQEEAGKR
- a CDS encoding agglutinin biogenesis protein MshI, translated to MGGIKRRAAGGGAPLNIACGADSIVATRIAAADADRPLVQLAKVDFGPGAPRARCEALEAALGLRRDTIRLLLSAGEYQFFQFEMPQVPAEELKTAVRWQVKDQLRGAIDATTIDLVPALEDAGGVRRPQGYVVAASNELLVDCMQRFRASNSSVSVIDVPELAQRNIADLLEEPGRATAIMSISEGGAMLTASRGGYVYFTRSFEASLDAIRRSDEARRSVFDRLVLELQRSADVLEHQFSHLSVSALWLAPFPHRDELLSLLIDALYLPVKAIELDVLFDFTPVGKPVDELHAAALFLPLGLCLRDRGAR